The Plasmodium coatneyi strain Hackeri chromosome 11, complete sequence DNA segment TAAGcgttttaaaagaaaatcaacacggggaagggaaaagggtgCGCTTTATGTGACGCTTCTTCGTacgttttattttaatattcGTACTGGTCGCTCAGATTTGCTTTATTCTGCTGATCAGTGTGCTAACCACTCGGCTAACTTGGCGCTGATAGCTTGTTTTCACTTCACTTGTGGCCTCCCCGTCGTTTGTTCTCCTCGCCTGAttacgtttaaaaaaaaaaaaaaaagtacaatgcACTTCGATTCACTTCGTCGCCCAAAGGTCGCTCAGCAAATTCTCCTCCAGAATGTGCACCGATCGCCTGAACCTGATTTCCTTTCCCCATTCGCTCAATAACGATTACATGTGGTGAAAGCGCATGGTTAACGAATGTATCATGCGAATGGGTGAGTATATCTGGTTAAATGTGCTAATGCTTGGGCATACGAGCGAATAAACCTGCAAgatgaaacagaaaaaaacacCTGCACGTGCATATGCCCATAGGCGTGTGGAACATGTGCATTAACATATTCATACGAGTACAAATATTCCCTTAATAGCAGCACCGCTAGCACCGTTAACAACGCTAATACGGATAACCCCCCTAagcaccctaacaaccataaCGGCAATCAAACCGATTTGTACACCAAAATGGCCAACTTGGAAATTTTGTGCTGGAAATACAACATGCAGTTAAACTGGTAGTTTATAGAAAAGGCAAAGTTCTTCCCGACGATGCACTGCCAAGATCCGATGTTCTGATTTTTTAAACTGTCCTCCATGCGAAGATAATTCGTGTGGTCATCtgaattttctttatttaacAGCTCATCATTTTCGCActtgttttttatttggcTAGCTATATCCTTCTCCAGCTTGTTTTCCCGAATTGCCTTCAAACAGATCCTGCACACTTTTTCGCAATTCTCGCTGGTCATACAAATCCCCTTTATGTCGAACTTGGAGGAGTATTTCTTCACTTCACccgtttccattttgggtTGCAACAGAGTAGCGGAGCGGTATGGCGACAGAGCAGCAATGGTGACTGAGTGTAGAAACGCAACAGCGATGGAAAAGATGAATTGAGGAAATTTGTACAAATCGGGAAAATCACAATAAATTAATATCAAAGGTGCATCTTAACAGAAAAGAGAGAGGGTGATTCCcacaaagggaagggaaacaAAAGTGAATGCAAAACAAAACCTAAGGGAACGAGCGAAGAGACCCTTTCAATATTCCACACAAACGCAGGGAAATGTATTCCTGCACACGTTTCGCGCATAAAGGAGGGCCTACTGACAATGCCAAATGATAAGCCGCTTAAGAGAAGGAGCAAAATTAATTGGTAGGAGTGCACACGAATGTTTAAGTAAATTTTGCCAATAAGTGAAAGGATAAGCTATCGCTGTTTGACGAAAAACATGCTCAGCTAATCATGTCTCCActttgaggagaaaaaaaaaaaaaaaagtacagaaATTTAAAAGAGTAGACatcgaaaaaatggaaaaaaaaaaagaaaaaagaaggtgacaaagatatacacatgtggCTGGTCGTACCacgtgaatattttttcaaatatagtAAAAACGGGAAACTTCCTGGCGCCGTACATTTGGTCTCGCTAGGATaatttctccccattttggtaaaaatggaactgAACCCACGGAAGGGAGGACACGCGGTACATACCTCCCTCACGTGCAATGATATACAGAGCATCCATCTTTCCATTAAATTGGGCAGCTCGGagaaaggttaaaaaattacgGCAAAGGAATGGGAAAGAATAGGTACAACATCTTTTCTACAAGGATGATCTACAAATATACCCTCCAAACGGTGACCCCCCCATAGGGTAAGCAAAATCCTAATGGAGCCACTTTTAATTACAAAGTAGAGCAGGCTACGCTGCACACCCATTCACCCAGTGAATACCTCCTTAAGGTGCCGAATCCTGTCCTCCACGGGCACATAATTTGGcactttgctttttttagCCAATGCCCACAATTGTaacaaatgcacaaatggaaCACCCCTATTTTGGAAGgttaaaagaaaacgaacttttaataaaatttcattcctttccaTATTGGTACCTTTCGCAACAAGTCCTATAAGCGCGTCGAAATTTTCTGAAAAGAAATCTTCAAAGCAGTTTATGCTACTTTTATTTCCCTCCCACCAGTGACATAAAATGGTGGCTACCTTTTTTAGCTTTTCATTATTCTTATCAAACGGATGAGCTAAGTGGTCATATGAAATTGCCTCCATAATGTACCTCCCCAGCTCTTCATAATTATGCACATCATCCTTAAACACCCTAATGCATAAACGTACAAATTCGCTGCATCCTTTTGTtaggatttttttctcaattaaAAATTGCTCTGCTTCTTGCACATACGTTTCGACTTCCTGTGCTAACAGGTACTTTTTGTTCATCCATTTGAGCTTCTTTATGTCAAACACAAGTGCAGATTTGTTTAGCGCACGCAAGTCGAAGTTGGCGACGAGCTCGTCCAGGGTGTAGAACTCCCTGCAGGGAAGCGGCAGGTGAATGACATGCACACGGTGTGGCATGATGTGAATGATCTGCTATCCCCCCCGCATGCGCAGCTTCGCATGTGAGCACAAATATGCACTTTTCATCAATTGTCCCCACACGCTATGTACTCCTGCTCGGATACTCACCTCTTCGAGACGCTGCCCCATCCAAGGGTTCCCATGTAGTTAATCACGCAGTCGGGCTTAAACCCCTCTTCCCTAAGGTGAAcaaggaagaatttttttttttttttttttttttttttaatttgtgaaaatggctagctggcACAAAGCAAAGCACGAAGGGCGCATAcaaatatgtgcatgcagCACACGCATGTACCTCAAGCTCCGCACCAGGTACTCATTATTCCGCTTgctaattttcttcttctgcacgGTCGTTATGACGGGAACATGGGCGTAAAGGGGGATACGCGCACGCAGGGCCTCCAGCACCAAAATTTGCCtacaaaatggtaaaatgcATTTGCGTGCGGTGATTTTTTTCGTGGCTCCTCACACACCTTGAAAGCTGCGGTGGTGCGCTACCACCAGCATGAAGTGGTATCAAACTACATAAAGGGTTATTGCATAAAATGTAAGATGGATTTCCTCTTAATGCTACAGCTAGCTCAAACCCCCCCGTGCATGGGCCTACACTTTTGCATGCGCATGCCTTCTTACTTGAACGTGTTTGAAATATGCTCCACCCCACGTATCACATGAGATATCCTCATCAAATGGTCATCCACGGAGGCTGAGAAATTATACGTGGGGGAGGAGTCACTTCTGAGAATAATAAAATCCTCATTCACCGAATCcacaatttcattttttaaaatatcatTTAGTGTAATCTTTCTGCCCGTGGGTGATCTGAATCGTATGGTGTATGGCTTCTCCTTCAACATGTTTTGCTTAACCATCTCATCACTTAAGTCCCGGCATGTTCGGTCATACGTGTATTTCGTCCTTGCCAGCTTGGCCTATGAAGGGAGAATAAAGGAGGTGTGCAAATGTTACACTCACGCGATCGTTCTATCACCCTATTGCTCCATGCAAGTGTGCTTCTTCTCATGGTGGTCACTTTTTAACCGACGAATGTGCAGCGCCATCATGACTGCACCCATGGTCGtaccttctctttcttttcggATAACTCATCCTTCGTGCAGAAACAGAAATAGGCCTTTCCCTCTTTGACAAACTCATGGGCTATTTCTCTGAAGGGTCAATATAAATGTGCAACAGGGTGGTATGAAATCGATGATCCTTTTAGGGTAGAAGGAACGGCACACTTTCGTTTGTACACATTTGGAGTATCTACTTAGGGGTGACGTAGGAcagtcacttttttttcttcccatccGTACTTGTAAAGCTCTATTTTTTCGGACTGCTTGTATGGCCCGTATGCCCCTCCCACGTCTGGACCTTCATCCCAGCTTAGGTTCAGCCACCTGTTGATTGTAACACAGAGGAGCAATAATCATATGGTGGGGTCAAAGAAGTGTAACCTTGCATAGAGCAGTATGTTGTGCAAGGATGTTTCTCTTGCAAGCTTTTCCTATTATGCCCCCCATGgaaacatacacacatgcggATAAGCACACATATGAATATGCACGCCACTTATTCGATGCGTTTCAGACGAATGGGGGGAACCTCCACCACAGGAAGGTGCCACATCGGGAAATCCCCATTTTAGTGATACCTTAAATCCTTAACAATTTCGTTAAATGAATCCTGCGCATTTCTCTCCACGTCTGTGTCTTCCAGCCGAAGGATGAGGGACCCCTTCAGCTGTTTAGCCAAAATGTAATTGTATAAAAATGTCCTACACCCCCCTACATGTAAAAATCCTGTTGGACTTGGAGCAAACCTCAATCTCGGTTCGGCATAAGGAGTGTTgcccttttcccccttgagaatattttttctctctctgcACTTGTTCTCACTTTTGGAAAATCcacccttttctttttttataacaaaacaatgtttttttttctcccctttatGGGGTGATAAAATTTGTTGGCCATTTATGCTCGGTATGAACAAAAACTGAATGGAGCCACTATATTTTACCATTCCATTTGTATATGTCACAAGGAGGTTCAGGAGAACAAGGGCACATTTCATGTTTCGGCGAGAGGTACGTACAATGTTATAAGCTGTCACACAAATATTTAGCCGAAcattatggaaaaaaaaaaaaaaaaaaaaaaaaatcgttgTGTCAACCTGCGTTGTATCAACGTTGTGTGCAGTTCCCCGTTCGGCTTTCCAACCCTTTGGCAAACCCAGTTCTCACACGAAGGCTAAAAATGGGGCAGAGGACGATCTCGTTTGAACCACAGCAGGGGGGTTCTCTTCACACCATATCAGCCTGCTCCCCGttttgcagaaaaaaaaagaagaggaagaacgaTTTTCAAAAGCACACACGCAATAATCATACAATTCTGCTTACTCCGATTTGACCTTCTCAAAAAAACATAGGTAAAATAGATCGGGGGTCAGCAAAGCACGGCGTGGTACATTGCACAGTTATATATAACATGTAGCCGTATGGTGGATGGATCAAGGTTGTCTGCACAGCATTGAACGTATGGGTCCACACACTACGTCCTACCATTGCAACGATAGCAGTGCCTTTTAAGGTGCATCATTTTATTTGTCCCCTTTAATGGAATTTTGCTCGTCTGAGCTAAGCACAGGGAAAAATTGACATGCGAACGAACTATTTTTGTCCTCCCATATGAAGGTGCATATATGCTCCTTTCCACAAGTTCAGCCTGGAAGGAACATACACACAGAATATTTCCCAAATTGCTCATATGTTGCATATCTGTAATGTTCACTTTATTTGTAGCGcgtttttaatttaagttacgtacatatacacacgtacatgcatatatacacataaatatgtaaatatatatacatatacacatgtatacacatatatgtacactctTTCTTGAGGAGAACTCGTTGGTCTTTGGTTTCGTTTAATATTATTGTATATACCCcatgtggaaaaataaaataatataaaaacagccaaaattATGCaatttggattttttttttttttttttttttttttttttttacaacatatAATTAACTTAATTCCGATATTTGATCcatttgtacacacatataaatggAACAAGCGAGAAAAACCTTAAGTGAATATATGTCTGAATGTGGCATATACCTGGGTATGCGCACAACATACGTACTTACGTACGCACatgatatgtatataatatgtaatggattgtatacacatgtggTACGCCAGGTAGCATGGagaacaataataataatatatgatGTGCGCGTTTATTTCTTGGCTGGGTTTTTGGCAGATACGGCACCaggttctttcttttcaacGGCTTTAATAATACCAACAGCAATGGTCTGTCTCATATCTCGAATAGCAAATCTTCCTAAAGGTGGGTACTCAGTAAAGGTTTCAACAACCATAGGTTTCTTTGGCTCGAGACTGACTAAAGCGGAATCACCAGACTTAATAGATTTGGGATTTTCTTCCACAACTTTACCAGAACGCTTGTCAATCTTAGAGTCGATGTTCAAGAATTTACAAGAAATGTGAGCAGTGTGACAATCGAGGACAGGGCTGTATCCGTTCTTGATTTCTCCAGGATGGTTCAAAATAATGACTTGTGCAGTAAACTTGGAACATCCCTTGGCTGGCTCGTTCTTGGTATCAGATGCAACATATCCTCTCTTGATTTCCTTAACAGAAACGTTCTTCACGTTAAATCCGATATTGTCACCAGGTCTGGCTTCTTCCAAAACTTCCTTGTGCATTTCAACAGATTTACATTCCGAAACGACAGCGGAGGGTGCGAAATTGAGGACCATACCAGCCTTCAATATACCGGTTTCTACTCTTCCGACAGGGACAGTACCAATACCACCGATTTTGTAAACACCCTGGAGTGGAATTCTTAAAGGCTTATCATAGGGTCTCTTGGGTGGTTCCATAGTATCAAGAGCTTCAATTAAAGTTCTTCCCTTATACCATGGGGTCTTCTCGGATTTCTCAATGAGGTTATCACCTTCAAAACCAGAAATGGGAATAAAGTCAACCTTGTCAGCTTGGTATCCAACTTTTTTCAAGTAATCTCTGACTTCCTTCTTAATTTCCTCATATCTATCTTCTGAATATTTAACagtgtccattttgttaacaCCAACAACGATTTGTTTCACACCAAGGGTAAAGGCTAACAAAGCATGCTCTTTGGTTTGACCTTCCTTAGAGAAAGCACCCTCGAAACCACCTACTTCAGCTGGAACAACCAACAAAGCTACGTCTGCCTGTGACGTACCGGTaatcatatttttaataaaatccTTATGGCCTGGGGCATCAATAACGGTGAAGAAATACCTAGGGGTTTCGAACTTCCATAAGGCAATATCAATGGTAATACCTCTTTCTCTTTCCGCCTTAAGCTTATCCAACACCCATGCGTACTTAAAACTTCCCTTTCCCATTTCGGCCGATTCCTTTTCAAACTTCTCTATGGTTCTCCTGTCAATACCTCCCAGCTTGTAAATAATATGACCCGTGGTCGTGGATTTTCCACTATCGACATGGCCGATAACGACTAAGTTAATatgcgttttttcctttcccattttgaataaagtttaagtgaaaaaaagttatGTGAGGAGAAATTCtttatatacgtatgtatatatgtatgtactttttttatgcttaacGCTTTGCAAAAGTTTGTAAAACTTGTTTAACggttgtttctttttcagaagagggaaaagaggaagctTAAAATTGCTATGGTGTTTTGATATATGGTTTATAAACTTCTGTTAATTTTTGTGCCTGCTTataatctttttttatttatttatttttattttttttccttatgttACGATTTAATTGTACAGAAGTGAATAAAAAGTgcatacaattttttgcgtaaaaaataaataacgatttcggaaattttttatagcagataaaaaaatatacttccGTATGTCGGTACAATAAAattagggaagaaaaatcagGTAAATATGGAGGTAAAATGAAATAGCGTACTACATACTTCCATCCACATGTGAGTATCGAAAACTCCTATTTGCGGAATTGCGAATGTGGAGTGTGAAGAATGATACTTTTATATATGCGTACTTTTATGAGCGGCAATGATAGGCAAGCGTTATTTATAATACCACCTGTTATATAGGTACGCGAATTCAAGAATAACGCAAAACAATTGCTGCATTACAGGAAACGGCGAAAAGCACTTAATTTGAAACTGGACCTATATAGGTAGAATACTTTGATCTTCATAGTTCTCACTCCAATgcgaatatttttaattatttacgcattaaacaattttatataaaaattccGTTTcagcaatatatatatatagggacatttttttttggcctctACCACCCCTCCTGACACCAGTGCGTTTTTTATTCAATGCGAGCAGAATACGccagaaaaaattgctacAGTACCGAGTTACGCGATAGTGCAAATCGCTACGGAAAAATGCTACTACAGGGGTGATACGTATTTCAATACTGGCAATAGGAGCATattgcaaaatatatataccatacTTCTTTGAACAAGAAccattaaaagaaaaagcactTAATGCATATGTGGCCTCCTATTAACATATGCgcagccatttttttttttttttttttttaaataagcTTTTTACCTGACtcgttcataattttttctaattttttacttcattaaaaaaaatataacgtaaagcatatttcttttttttttttttttctttttaaaatttttctccctaCATATCATTTCGAATAAGTTACTCGTAAAATTTGGAACTATATTAAAACGCAAAAAAGTAACGtggttctttttctcttcattttaacaACATTTTAAGATTTCTTAAATTATTCGTAGCATACGcgatatataataatatatatatttttacgtaTTACCACATCGCGCAAATTGCCCCAAACCGCGCTCGTACATACGAATTGTTTACAGATTgcccttaaaaaaaattaaactttgttcaaaatgggaaaggaaaaaacgcatATTAACTTAGTCGTTATCGGCCATGTCGATAGTGGAAAATCCACGACCACGGGTCATATTATTTACAAGCTGGGAGGTATTGACAGGAGAACCATAGAGAAGTTTGAAAAGGAATCGGCCGAAATGGGAAAGGGAAGTTTTAAGTACGCATGGGTGTTGGATAAGCTTAAGGCGGAAAGAGAAAGAGGTATTACCATTGATATTGCCTTATGGAAGTTCGAAACCCCTAGGTATTTCTTCACCGTTATTGATGCCCCAGGCCATAAggattttattaaaaatatgattACCGGTACGTCACAGGCAGACGTAGCTTTGTTGGTTGTTCCAGCTGAAGTAGGTGGTTTCGAGGGTGCTTTCTCTAAGGAAGGTCAAACCAAAGAGCATGCTTTGTTAGCCTTTACCCTTGGTGTGAAACAAATCGTTGTTGGtgttaacaaaatggacactGTTAAATATTCAGAAGATAGATATGAGGAAATTAAGAAGGAAGTCAGAGATTACTTGAAAAAAGTTGGATACCAAGCTGACAAGGTTGACTTTATTCCCATTTCTGGTTTTGAAGGTGATAACCTCATTGAGAAATCCGAGAAGACCCCATGGTATAAGGGAAGAACTTTAATTGAAGCTCTTGATACTATGGAACCACCCAAGAGACCCTATGATAAGCCTTTAAGAATTCCACTCCAGGGTGTTTACAAAATCGGTGGTATTGGTACTGTCCCTGTCGGAAGAGTAGAAACCGGTATATTGAAGGCTGGTATGGTCCTCAATTTCGCACCCTCCGCTGTCGTTTCGGAATGTAAATCTGTTGAAATGCACAAGGAAGTTTTGGAAGAAGCCAGACCTGGTGACAATATCGGATTTAACGTGAAGAACGTTTCTGTTAAGGAAATCAAGAGAGGATATGTTGCATCTGATACCAAGAACGAGCCAGCCAAGGGATGTTCCAAGTTTACTGCACAAGTCATTATTTTGAACCATCCTGGAGAAATCAAGAACGGATACAGCCCTGTCCTCGATTGTCACACTGCTCACATTTCTTGTAAATTCTTGAACATCGACTCTAAGATTGACAAGCGTTCTGGTAAAGTTGTGGAAGAAAATCCCAAATCTATTAAGTCTGGTGATTCCGCTTTAGTCAGTCTCGAGCCAAAGAAACCTATGGTTGTTGAAACCTTTACTGAGTACCCACCTTTAGGAAGATTTGCTATTCGAGATATGAGACAGACCATTGCTGTTGGTATTATTAAAGCCgttgaaaagaaagaacctGGTGCCGTATCTGCCAAAAACCCAGCCAAGAAATAAACGTGCGCatcatatattattatgattATTCTCCAGGCTCATTGAGCTTCTCTATTTCTCGGACTATGCACTGTACAATAGGAGGCTTCCATACAATTGCTTGTTACATATTTTGTATCACCTATATTACCTCTTATAtagcatttatatatatatatattacgcTTTACATAaatcttttctttcatttttcggTTTTCTCCGACCAAAAATTGTATATACTTTGTAAAATTGTATAGCCCCTCATTGTTGTGAGaagcatttttaaaagaatacACACGTGTATATTTTATACGTAAATCCTGCACTCATagtgaataaataataactatTGTAAAACAGCGCGAGTAAAGACTTGTATAAGGAAAGctatttttatgaacagtttagagaattttcttttaatttaacGCACATTACTTTTTCGCTAGCTACACCggcgtttttaaaaataaggcAAAGTTTTGGCGCCACCTGCTCAGTGTTGCGGAAGGGCAGTTCACAGGGTATGAAACATAACTTCGTATTCGCCCTCTTTACTATGTTCATCTGTATACATGGGTTATATGCTAGTTACATGTCTGCACATCTTTACTCAATTGTGCAGGATGTGGTTTCTCGCGGGTCTATGTACACCCCGTgtgcaaataatttttttttttttttttttttttttttttttcgttctgaaaaaaaaatattggctggtcaaaaaaaaagaaaaaaaaaaaaaatgtgggaaCACATATTGCTTGCTCCTATTCCTGCATTTTGGCTATCCGTATATCGGAATATATCAGCTGCTTACAAAAAGCGCTTAATTTTTTGGTCAGATATATCAATTTCCCTTTATTTATCGTAATGACAATGTGGGTAGGATGTTTTAAGAAGTAAAAGCACAGCATCTGTGATCTTCacttaaaagaaaaaaaatggaaaaataccatggattagaaaaaattggagaaggTACATATGGTGTAGTTTACAAAGCACAAAATAATTACGGCGAAACATTCGcgttgaagaaaataagacTGGAAAAAGAGGACGAAGGCATTCCGTCAACCGGTTAGCACAGTTATGTACAGGGAGCGTACCCTCCCGCTGGAGTTGCTTAAAATTGCACGCATGCACGAGTGGGCGGGTGAGCCagcatgtgtgcatatgcaaaTGTGCGATTATGcacacaattaaaaaaaaaaaaaaaacggtccCGAAGTTACACACGGTTTTACCTCATGTAATACGTATCTATACACATGTCTGCAGAAGCACAGCAATGTCTGCTCGCTTCCTCGcacaaatgcacacatacataagCGCTCCAACTCATTCCCACCACGCAGCGATTAGAGAAATAAGCATTCTAAAAGAGTTAAAGCATTCAAATATAGTCAAGTTGTATGATGTCATACACACAAAGAAAAGACTGATACTGGTTTTTGAGCACCTCGACCAAGACCTCAAAAAACTTCTGGACGTATGCGATGGTtagaaatgataaaaaaaaaatttgcatgcACGTTCCGTTTTCTACTTTAAATTTGTCATGTTCGTTATGCACACGTTGACATGCACCTTTGAGTATTACCGTGTGCATGTGAAGGTACCCTTGGGCACCTCCCTAACGATGATCCATTTTCACCCACAGGAGGACTCGAGTCCGTAACGGCCAAGTCATTTTTACTCCAGTTGCTCAGTGGAATAGCCTACTGTCATGAACATAGAGTGCTGCACCGCGACTTGAAGCCGCAGAATTTGCTCATAAATCGGGAAGGAGAATTAAAAATCGCGGATTTCGGACTCGCCAGGTAGATCCTCCGTAGATTCGTTTATCCTTCTCGCCCACGTGTATGCACCTGTGCTATTGCGTAGAACTGTTGTACACCCGTGTGCCCATTTCAATGCGCCATAATACACACACTTCGTTTCTCCCCGGGTTATCTGCCTTCTCCCCCAGGGCCTTTGGAATCCCCGTGCGGAAATACACCCACGAAGTCGTCACGCTGTGGTATAGAGCACCGGATATTTTAATGGGATCGAAGAAATATTCCACCCCAATTGACATGTGGAGCGTGGGGTGCATATTCGCAGAAATGGTGAATGGGAGACCCCTCTTTCCAGGGGTGTCCGAAACAGATCAGCTCATGAGGATATTCAAAATTCTAGGAACCCCCAATTCGGAGAACTGGCCGAATGTTACTGAGCTTCCCAAGTACGATCCGGATTTTGTGGTCTATGAACCCTTGCCCTGGGAGACATTTGTAACGCAAAAATATTGGGGCCACGAGTACGGATGGGCCTTTCTGTATGTAACCTTATGCCCACCCATTCGACCTACCCACTTCACCATCTCATTCGTGTGCCCCCTATTTAAACGTGCTACGTTTCAGGTGCATTCCGTGCCGTATGCGCACCATACAATGTACGTTACCATTCACATAATACATAGTAAACCCCTTTGCGCCTCCTCCTTTTAGTTAAAAGGATTAGACGACACGGGGATAGATTTGCTCTCGAAGATGCTGAGACTCGACCCGAATCAGAGGATCACCGCAAAAGAGGCCCTAGAGCATGCGTACTTCAAGGAGAGCAATTAAAAGGGATCCTACGCAACGATTGCGTTTCCGTGTGTTGGTAGTGTAGTGGGCCATTCTCCGAATATATTTGTTAGCCGCTGCAGTGTGCGTTTTCCCTGTGCGCGCACGCAGTATACACTTACACAAACAGGTCCATACAAATACTTATTTAAACCCTCTCGTGCTTCTGAGAgtggcctttttttctgtgtagCCTAAACTTactgcatatgtgtatatgtacccCGCATGTGTTCCGATAATCCTACGCATGTGTTATTTCCCCAATTCGATGTTGCACATTCCTATTATAATGTGCATGATTTTTTAAGTGTGGGGACCCTACACCTGATCGTATATTTGCATGAACCATATTCCTAATAACTGTCACCAGTGGCTTCCCCACCCGCGTATGTAATTCGTTCCTCCTCAATTAATCAGAGCGGGTACGATATTTGATCCGTTATGCGTGAACCCGCGTAGATCCGATCGCCCATGTTAAAACGTACAAAGTGATGCGCCATATAGTGAGGTCCATTTAACAGCGCAGTGCTAACTCGTGGTTAGTTCACCCACTAAAGAATGATGCTTCCGGTGTGCCTTAACCTCCCCTATGGTAGCAACACGCAAGAAGAACCGAATGGAGGACCACCTGAAAAACAGGAACGCCGCGGCCCCCCCTACACTTGTACACGTTAACTACAAACAGAGCATCTCCAAGTATGCCAATCTGCGTAGTGATACATatggaataataataaaagctAGACCAACCACCCTTACCCGTTCCGTTCTGTCTGTGTTTACCTGCATTTGTTTGCCAGTTGTGATTCATTCGTTGGAGAAACTCCAATCGTTCAATTCCCAATCGCTTAG contains these protein-coding regions:
- a CDS encoding Dynein light chain, with the protein product METGEVKKYSSKFDIKGICMTSENCEKVCRICLKAIRENKLEKDIASQIKNKCENDELLNKENSDDHTNYLRMEDSLKNQNIGSWQCIVGKNFAFSINYQFNCMLYFQHKISKLAILVYKSV
- a CDS encoding Glutamyl-tRNA synthetase encodes the protein MKCALVLLNLLVTYTNGMVKYSGSIQFLFIPSINGQQILSPHKGEKKKHCFVIKKEKGGFSKSENKCRERKNILKGEKGNTPYAEPRLRFAPSPTGFLHVGGCRTFLYNYILAKQLKGSLILRLEDTDVERNAQDSFNEIVKDLRWLNLSWDEGPDVGGAYGPYKQSEKIELYKEIAHEFVKEGKAYFCFCTKDELSEKKEKAKLARTKYTYDRTCRDLSDEMVKQNMLKEKPYTIRFRSPTGRKITLNDILKNEIVDSVNEDFIILRSDSSPTYNFSASVDDHLMRISHVIRGVEHISNTFKQILVLEALRARIPLYAHVPVITTVQKKKISKRNNEYLVRSLREEGFKPDCVINYMGTLGWGSVSKREFYTLDELVANFDLRALNKSALVFDIKKLKWMNKKYLLAQEVETYVQEAEQFLIEKKILTKGCSEFVRLCIRVFKDDVHNYEELGRYIMEAISYDHLAHPFDKNNEKLKKVATILCHWWEGNKSSINCFEDFFSENFDALIGLVAKGTNMERNEILLKVRFLLTFQNRGVPFVHLLQLWALAKKSKVPNYVPVEDRIRHLKEVFTG
- a CDS encoding Elongation factor 1-alpha, whose protein sequence is MGKEKTHINLVVIGHVDSGKSTTTGHIIYKLGGIDRRTIEKFEKESAEMGKGSFKYAWVLDKLKAERERGITIDIALWKFETPRYFFTVIDAPGHKDFIKNMITGTSQADVALLVVPAEVGGFEGAFSKEGQTKEHALLAFTLGVKQIVVGVNKMDTVKYSEDRYEEIKKEVRDYLKKVGYQADKVDFIPISGFEGDNLIEKSEKTPWYKGRTLIEALDTMEPPKRPYDKPLRIPLQGVYKIGGIGTVPVGRVETGILKAGMVLNFAPSAVVSECKSVEMHKEVLEEARPGDNIGFNVKNVSVKEIKRGYVASDTKNEPAKGCSKFTAQVIILNHPGEIKNGYSPVLDCHTAHISCKFLNIDSKIDKRSGKVVEENPKSIKSGDSALVSLEPKKPMVVETFTEYPPLGRFAIRDMRQTIAVGIIKAVEKKEPGAVSAKNPAKK
- a CDS encoding CMGC/CDK protein kinase — encoded protein: MEKYHGLEKIGEGTYGVVYKAQNNYGETFALKKIRLEKEDEGIPSTAIREISILKELKHSNIVKLYDVIHTKKRLILVFEHLDQDLKKLLDVCDGGLESVTAKSFLLQLLSGIAYCHEHRVLHRDLKPQNLLINREGELKIADFGLARAFGIPVRKYTHEVVTLWYRAPDILMGSKKYSTPIDMWSVGCIFAEMVNGRPLFPGVSETDQLMRIFKILGTPNSENWPNVTELPKYDPDFVVYEPLPWETFLKGLDDTGIDLLSKMLRLDPNQRITAKEALEHAYFKESN